Below is a genomic region from Castanea sativa cultivar Marrone di Chiusa Pesio chromosome 2, ASM4071231v1.
caaataatagaaTTATGCATATTTAACgtacataatttttcaaataatatacacaattttatatattcaatgtagtacaaaattttgtatatttaacaaggaagtcaataccgtaatAATACTGGCCGTATCGGGGAAATATACGACCATTGAATCAGTATAGGTTTTccttcaaaataaacaaatatcaGGCTGTATCGGCCCATATCGGTCAGTATTGGCGTTTCGCTtggtataataaaataaaaaattgaaaaaattattaaaaaaacattttatttaatctaatatattgGTTAATATACTTAAGCTAATATGTATACTTATAAAATAtgtggattttaaattttatattgataaatgtaaaaattaataaattcattcttatatgtgtgtgtgtaaaaatatataaatagcgGTAATCCCGAAACAATATATCAGTATCAGTTGGTATCGAAATATTTCGTTCTCCTGTCCAGACCAAAATAGCCTCCACTGCGAcattgacttccttgatatataatgtacatatttttcaaatgaTGTACACAATTTTGTATCAcctatgcattttttttaaatataaataattttgttcatttAACATACAaagattttcaaataaattcaaGTATTTATGTACATTCAacgtatatgtttatatatatttttttaaatgtacacattttttcaaataatgtgttatttttgaaaactcatGATTTAGTTTGTTACTTTTAATATTATcgattttaataatttattttttgaaaaaattatcatcattttatttatcattattcaaattatatgatttaatttattaCGCTCAAATGTCTAAACTTATACCAGTCCCTTCTCAATTAGATTTTAGGagtaagggtcggggttcaagttttAAGGAGGAgtttcatacatacatacatacatatatatatatatatatatatatatatttagattagaaTAAagtagaatttatttatttattttttataaaaaataattagattctaattctaaaaaggacaaaatttatctacaaaattggttgtaacttaagactacaaactcactcaataaaataaatattacaacatattttgaaaatctaaccctgaaattgcatgttctttacgttCTTAATGCACATGTTATATTTTgtatcaattggatattatttactatatgatctataagtttatattttgtgcatatttttaaattacaaaaatttacaattttaaaaatttattgataacataacaattgatttttaattttcttaaaaattttcaagtatggaggatataagaagaaaatataattcaatggtaaatttgtcaaaattcacctctaataaaaaaatattaaataagtttgtaatctaaaaccataattaattttgtagttaaattttctcaaataaactttcttaaaaaaaaagaaaaaagaaaaggaaaaaaagaacaaacttATTCCAGTGCTCAGTGGATATTTTACACAACTACACGTCATCTCATCACTCTCGTAATCTCATTCACATCCACCTATCATTTGGATTCTACTTTGATAGAGTAAGAGTAGGCACACAACAACCATGGTCAGCCACTTCCCAAAATTCCTGCCTCACAATTCTGTTGATTGTCTTTTCCTATGACATACCTCACAAAAAACACAGGCTTCCTCTTACCTTCTGCTAAGCCTTCCTGAACTCAAAAAATGTCCCTTTGTTTCTCCTCCACTCCATTATACAATCTTCATTCTCCCCCAAAAAATCAAAGCTTCTCAGCAAGGTTCTCTTCTCAATTTATCAACCAAATTCAGGTAAGCTCTTTCCCTCATGCTCTAAAGTCTTCATCTTTAAACTTATCCCAACCCTTTAAGTATAGCATTCAAAGACTCAACCCCATTACAGCTTCAACAGCTGGGTCTGTTGAAACCGCCTTATCTTCCTTcagaaacaaaaacccaaaagatATTAACATCTTGGTAGTGGGTTCAACTGGGTATATTGGAAAGTTTGTGGTTAATGAGTTAGTTAGTAGAGGGTTCAATGTTATAGCGATTGCTAGAGAGAGGAGTGGGATTAAAGGTAAAAATAGCAAGGAAGAGACTTTGAATCAGTTGAAAAGTGCCAATGTGTGCTTTTCAGATGTGACCAATTTGGATTCTTTGGAGAAGTCTTTGGAAAACTTAGGGGTTTCTGTTGATGTTGTAGTCTCATGCCTTGCTAGCCGTAGTGGTGGTGTTAAGGATTCATGGAAGATTGATTATGAGGCAACAAAGAATAGCCTTGTTGCTGGTAGGAACCATGGGGCTTCCCATTTTGTGTTGCTTTCTGCAATATGTGTGCAGAAGCCCCTTCTTGAATTTCAGCGTGCCAAGCTGAAATTTGAGGCTGAATTGATGAAAGAAGCTGAAGAGGATAAGGGGTTCAGTTATAGTATAGTGAGGCCAACTGCATTCTTTAAAAGTTTGGGGGGTCAGGTAGAGTTGGTGAAAGATGGGAAGCCTTATGTCATGTTTGGGGATGGGAAGTTGTGTGCTTGTAAACCGATTAGCGAGTCAGATTTGGCATCATTTATTGCAGATTGTGTGTTGAGCGAAGATAAGATTAACCGGGTACTGCCAATTGGTGGACCAGGGAAGGCATTGACACCACTAGAGCAAGGGGAGTTGCTGTTTAGGCTCTTGGGGAAGGAACCCAAGTTCTTGAAAGTGCCAATAGGGATAATGGATTTTGCTATTGGGGTTCTTGATTTCCTGGTTAAAATTTTTCCTTCTATGGAAGATGCTGCAGAGTTTGGGAAAATTGGAAGGTATTATGCAGCTGAGAGTATGTTGGTTTTGGATCCTGAAACTGGAGAGTACAGTGCTGAGAAAACGCCTAGCTATGGTAGAGACACATTGGAAGAATTCTTTAAGACGGTACTGAGGGAGGGAATGGCAGGTCAGGAATTAGGGGagcaaacaattttttgaaGTTCGCGAAATCATTTAGAGTTTGTAATTTCGATAGCTAAATTGGATCAACCAGTTTTGTAATACAGTCCACTTCAAGgtatttggttttttattgACTGTATTTTTATGAGTTTACGACAAGCTCTTTCCCAAATGTTAAATATTTGCACTACTATTATCTGCTGTGAACTGCTTTTGAATATAGCATTGTCATTGTTAATATATACCTGTATTGTGATCACTCACTGATATTTTTGTCTTGTAACTGTAACTGAGTTTATTTGCTTCTCTACTGGTACATAGTTTGATTGGGATAACACCTAGAACATGTTAAAAGTGAGTTAGACACTTAgagatgaataaaattttgcacctctcttctttgtttgtttacaTACTGTCTATATAAAGAGACCAAGCCAATGAGTACATTTTAGTAGCGAAACCTCACTTTGAGATCTTTTTAGAAATCTTCTATCACCATGGCATGTCAAATCATCATTCTAGAAACTAGACAACAGTTCATAATGATGTGCTTCTGTGTGCCAACGCACCTCCAGATGTGCTTCCTTGGCGGAAAACCTTGTAGATTGTAGGCATTTATTGTCGATTTTGATTCATTTGTTCAAGTTTTAATGTATagcattcaacaaaaaaaaatgccctGGTTTGTGCCTGAAATTTATACCAAGTCTTAGAAGCATCATGTCCCAGGTCTAAGGCTATGAAAGGCAGCAAGCCAATGAGGGCACCTGATACAACGAGTCTGATGACCAGAGTATCCAAAAGATCTCGGCCTGGGCATATGTTCTATTTTAGTGTGTCTATGTCCCACATGGAATAAGTGAGAGAAGAGCGAAGCACTTTAAATATCGTTTTCTAGAAAGTCGACCTATTAGTTCTCTTCTTTGAAGAAACTGTTGCGTTGTATTTGGGCTTTATTTTTGGTACGGTTATCATGCTGGTCCTTTAAGATGCTTTGCATTATTAGACTTTTGGGTTACATTGGCTCTCTTTTGTTTCTgcgattcttaaaaaaattaggtaGATAAGGATATAATTCTTCACTAAAAAGCATTACtggtatttatttattgtttttaagaaaaaaatgggttttgggtgaggttaattattattattattattatttttcagtGTATGAGTATTTATTTACACTGCATTTTATTAAGATATCAAaacttattgattttttttaattgtttctctttcttcacacaaTAATTACCATTTACTTTCTTCATTCTAGTGAATGTAAAATGAATAATGTTAGAATAAATTTTCACGAAAACTGaaataattatgtatttttacatGACTTTACATGAACTAATGCAAGTGAATTTTGCGCATGATAGgctaaaaatttattctttttcttttatacaatCACTTATGACTGCTCTTAAATCACTAACTATTACTGCCACCAAGATGGGTCCTGCGCTACTTGGTCAGCTATTACACGACTGGTGTCTAGACCATTAAATGAGTTAGGTATTGGCAAATTGGTTACTTTATCTGTCtatatttttttgcaacttgGAGATGCCTTATTAGCGCCCAAGCGGAAAGAAAGATTTCTGAGAGAGTGAGGGACGGAGAGAGAGTTCAGAGAGAGTGAGGGACTTTGAGAGAGTtcagagagagtgagggagtgaattgaatgagagaaaaaaaaaaaatgacgtgGCAGCCTTTTATTGGCTGGCGTAAAACCATAGTTTTACGCCACAGCCTGACCAAATGTTTACTCTACTTGAAATTCATGAATTTACCCACATTGAAAATGACGTTTGATTTGGACATGACAAGTGCCCGATTGTATAACAATTAGTAAAATATAGGCAATTGAATGGCCTAAACTACCAGCATCAAGCAAGTGTAACTGTAACGAATCTGAATGCAATATCGCAGAGGTTCCTTTTGCTTTTGGTGAAATTAATACATCTTATATAAAAGTTCATAACTGAGTTTGCACATAGTATCACAATTAGGTGAGAGAAAGGTGCAGTACACTAATTGAACTGAGTAATTTTTGATTCTCTTAGTATGACAAAGTTTTACCTATCAATTTAGAGAAAAATTTCTTTAACCTATTAtatggaaattaataaaatcatttatatatagttttagtCACAAAACTTatttaatgagtcatgtgacattttaaataatatgtgTTTGACTCCGCAAGGCCCACCACAAGATAATAAAGTGTGAAGGTCCAGCACAGTACCTTTGCTACTGGAGCCTTTGAGTGTTGCAAATGTGATACACTACAGCATGGGCCTGGCGCACCCTAACCAAGTCTAGTGGAAAAATCTGCTATTTTTGTCAATTGGACCAAATTTCAAGACAGTTTGTTTTTAAGCCCATTTGGTACCCCAAAGTCACGTGGCCCTACAATGCTACTATGCCACGTCTCTCCTATGCAATTCCGGCATTCGAAATTTAGCTTTCGTTTAGAAAtaacttatttaattaaaattaaaatttttttactgaaagtattgtaaataaatgtaaaatttattttactgaaaatactgtaaataaatgtaaaaattagctgaaatagtatgataggactcatgaatagtactaaaaagtgtagtgggactcatgaataatagcaaaaataagctgaataatagtaaaaatcaactaaatagtaaataaactTACTTTAAACTCTAATCCCAAACGCAACCTTAAAGTGTAAAATGACCAGCATCTCTCATGTTATTTCAGATGAAgtttttgctatatatatatatatatatatatatatatatatatatatatatatatatgaaggggataaaaatagtaaatggacggaAACATTtaggacggatcgacaccatgattgacccagctatgacggttaGGTGTTGCTGATtatccgtcttgtataaattaattatggatgccacgtggcatgtcgtttgatatatttcagataagcttttgctttatccccacagaaacgtgtatatttagacttcttgcgacacacgtttgaggagactcctatatggaaaggaacttgagagggaagttgtatccttaaagaaaggtaattctactcacTATAAATACCCCGGAAACCCTaagtatgaaggtacgcataatattcttaactctagcactctagggttaaaggaacaagattctaacttgacattcggagggtattcggccgacaccacaccggtgctctcttctaggttcatcattttctttttgcaggtgttgctttcgtttgaggagcgcttgcaactcactggtgatattttcggcatcatcagttggcgccgtctgtgggaaagaggaagaaaatctGCTGATTATTTTTAGCCTCGCTATCTCACGAGACGAGTTGCACGCACTCACCGATGGcgacgaacaacaatcaaggcgacgaaccacgtGCCACCGCTTTGGAAAGGCAGGTCAAACGCTTGCGGCGCTTGGCGCGCCTCAAgcgaatcatgatttggaagagcCGATTGCGGCAAATAACCGCAAATCGCAGTGCACCACGGGAAGATCGGGGAGGCGCTAGCCCCGAAGGAAGGAACGTGGAAAGACACCGAGGcgcaacgctccgactagacccgagcgacaagatACCAATCCACCACTTGCTTTAGAAACGATGCGCGACTCACATAGCCACCGAGATGcgggagatgagggaacgtatggatgccaTGATGAACGCCACTTAAGGGAAGGGGTATCCAGCAATACGGGCCCggcctagtccatagaacggattcaccattcacggcgttggtgaattcatgccccgtcccttcaaagttcaaaatgccCCGTATGGAAAACAATGACGGATCCgaggacccgttggatcactGGAGTCTTTCGAACAACGATGCATCTTCGGGGTGTacggacgaaatcatgtgcgaGCTTTCCTCACCACTTTGAAAGTGCCCGAGGGATTGGTATAGcaagttgacgcctaattccatcggcacttttaaggaattaggagCGCGGTTGccttcattggaagtcatcgacacaagagatCTATTGCATGCATGcggaattaaacaacgagaaggtgaGACATTGAGGTCTTACATAGCCCGCTTCAATAAGGAatcctctcgatagacgaggccgacgacaagacacttgtggcgcattcacaaacgggttacaagagagtaagttcttattttccctatgtaagaatgacccaaagactatgtccgatgtctattacgggcgacgaagtatatgaacgcggaggatgccttgcggCCGAGACGAttataaaccaaagaaaagggagagaggaagatatgaaaccGGATAACGGACGAAAAGCGGCTAGAACCggagatcgacgagaagaccggagaccCAAAACCACCTTCAggggaggtttacaagtttcacccccaTAGCCCCGATTGACCAAGTGGGCataatcaaagatgaaggaagcttgacattccGGGTAAGTtaaagggagatccgaacaaaaggccaagagatagatattgccgctttcaccgtgaccacggccatgatacgacggaccGTTACGACTTGAAACAACGGATCGAAGCCTATAAGGCGgggaaggttgcaaaggttcgtgaggaaggaaagaacGATCGGCCCCGGGGAGCGTAACCCCAGACGGGACAAACGAGCGTCCGGACAGACCA
It encodes:
- the LOC142623429 gene encoding divinyl chlorophyllide a 8-vinyl-reductase, chloroplastic, coding for MSLCFSSTPLYNLHSPPKNQSFSARFSSQFINQIQVSSFPHALKSSSLNLSQPFKYSIQRLNPITASTAGSVETALSSFRNKNPKDINILVVGSTGYIGKFVVNELVSRGFNVIAIARERSGIKGKNSKEETLNQLKSANVCFSDVTNLDSLEKSLENLGVSVDVVVSCLASRSGGVKDSWKIDYEATKNSLVAGRNHGASHFVLLSAICVQKPLLEFQRAKLKFEAELMKEAEEDKGFSYSIVRPTAFFKSLGGQVELVKDGKPYVMFGDGKLCACKPISESDLASFIADCVLSEDKINRVLPIGGPGKALTPLEQGELLFRLLGKEPKFLKVPIGIMDFAIGVLDFLVKIFPSMEDAAEFGKIGRYYAAESMLVLDPETGEYSAEKTPSYGRDTLEEFFKTVLREGMAGQELGEQTIF